In the genome of Natronomonas salina, the window CGTCAGCGTCTCCTCGCCCTGCGTGTGCTCGACGGTGATGTTCTCCAGGGCCTCGCGGACGGGTTCGGTCCGCGGGACGACGAGCGTCCGCTCGGTCGCCGAGTCCGCGTCCGGGGGCGCCACTGCAGCCCCGTCGGCTTCGGCCCAGTGGCCCTCGCTCGCGGCCGCCGCCAGCGCCTCGAACCCGTCGACGCCGAGGTCGTGCCAGAGGTAGGTGTACTCCGGGTGGAGCGGGGCGTCGTACTCCTCGGCCCACTCGAGGGCCTGGGCGGCGTCGGGGTGTTCGAGGTCGACGCGCGGGGAGTCCTCCATCGCCTGCACGTCGGCGCCGGCGGCCGCGAGGTCCTGCTTCCACCACTCCGGGGCGTAGGAGGCCGGCGACAGCGGGTGGTTGTTCTCGACGAACTCGCCGTAGTTGACGAGGTACTCCCCGAGGTCGAGGATCTTCTCGACGCCGTTGCGGATCTCCAGGGCCTCCTCGGGGTCGTCGATGCGGCGGACGTCGCCGTTGGCCAGCCGGACGGTCGGCCCCTCGATGCTGTCGACCGGGACGACCCCGGCGGCCTTCCCGGGGCGCTCGGTCTTGATCTGGGTCCCGGTCGCCAGGAAGTCGTCGATGAGGTGCATCGTCGCGGGGTGGACGCCCGCGGTCGCGAAGCCGTGGTTCCGGGAGCGGCCGTACCGGAGGCGGAAGCCGCCGTCTTCGGAGGGGTGGCCGAACACCGGCCGCCCGGCGATGAGGTCACGGAGGAACTTCGTGGCGGGCTCCGGTCGCGGCGGGCCATCGGGTTCGGCGTTACCGTCGCCGTCGCCCGACTCCGGCGCCTCCACTTCGTCGTCCTGGGCGTCGGCTTCGTCGCCGGCGTCGTCGTCCTCACCCTCCGCGTCGTCGCCGTTCTCCTTCTTCTTGTACGTCCCGTCGATGAGGTCCTGGAGCCACGGCCAGTCGACCTCGTCGAGCTGGGAGGTGTACCGCTGGATCTTCGGGGCCTTCTGGGCGATCCCCTCCCCGAGGACGAGGCACATCCCGCCGCGGGCGTTGTTGGTGTCGACGCGCTCGAGGTCGCGGAAGCCCGAGACCTCCTCGTCGCCCGTCGCCTCGCCGTCGAGCATGATGGGCATGTTCCGGGCGATGAACTTCGTCTCGGCGTCCTTCGGCGCGTACTGCAGGCCCGTCTCGTTGTCGTACAGGCCCAGCTCCTCGGCGTAGCGCTCCACCTCGTCGTCCCGCGGGCGGTACTCGTCGATACCGATGAGCGTTCGGGTGTAGTCGGCGACGAGGACGGACAGCGCCTGGGCGGTCCCGCCGGCCGAGCGGATCGGCCCGGCGTAGTAGATGTTGATGAACTCGGAGCCGTCGTCGTTCTCCAGCAGTTCGACGCGGTCGATGCCCTCGATCGGCGCCGCGACGACGCCCTCGGTCAGCAGCGCGACCGCGGTGCGGACGGCGCCCTCGACCTTCCCGGCGCGGGTGTCGTAGTCGCCGACCCGCCCTTCGGCGAAGTCCTCCGCGAGTTCGAGGGCGGCCTCCTCCCGGGAGAGGTCGGGGTCGTCCTCCATCTCGCGGACGCGCTCGGCGACGCCGTCGATGCCGAGGATGTTCTCGACGCGGTCGGCCATGTCCTTCGCGATGGGGATCTCGACGTCCTCGGTGGGGTCGCCGCCGCGCTCGCGGGCCTCGCTGGCGACGGCCATCGCCTCGTCGAGCCCGGATTCCAGCCGCTCGAAGTAGGCCTCGTCGTCGGGGCGCATCTACAGCGGCCAGAGGTCGAGGTCGGTCACGCCGTCGTGCTCGCGCGCCAGCGTCGCGTCGAACTCCCGGACGTACAGTTCGCCGGCGAAGGTGGTCGCCGAGTCGAGGTGGCCGCCGACCATCGAGCCGTCCTCGCGGGAGAGCGTGACGTGGGTGTGGGCGAACCGCTCGCCCTCGAGATGCGAGACGTTCCCCAGCGCCGTCGTCACCTCGAAGGGTTCGTCGAACTCGACGGGGTAGTACTCCTGTTCGTCCTGGTCGTAGAAGTAGACGGTCGCGTCCTGCACCGCGCCGAGGCCGAGGAAGAAGGCGGCGTCGATGCCCTCCTCGTCGGCGAAGGCCTCGATCTGGCCGCGCCAGTCGCGACCGTGCTCCAGTCGGGCGACGTACTCGCGGTCACCCTCGACGCGCTGGTAATCCATGTACGGACCGTCTACGGCAGCCATCAAAAAGTTGTGCTCTTCCTGCCTCGCTGACCCGACCGCGGGGGTCGGGTCGCGCGGTCGCTACGCGGCTACGTCGGGTCCCCACCCGGCCGCCCGGTCAGCGCCAGTCGTCGACGTCGACCGTGACGTCAGTGGACACCGAGAGATAAGCCTCCTCGCTGCAGAGCTCCGCGATGATGAGCCGCTCGCCGTCGGAGCCGCTGTCGATGGACGCCATGACCTCGCACTCGGAAACCGTGACCGGGGTGGCCGTCTCCTGTGCCATGCATGTGCATAGTTCACAGGGAGTACATAAGGGTAACGATGTGACACGGTACCATACTGCGATTCGAAACACTGATACGGTGGGGTTTAACCGTCCGTCAGGGGTCAGAATACGACTGTTCCGCGCGAAACTCGGCAAATACCGGGCGAGCGGGAACCGAATCCGTCGACGCGGGCTTGCTCTGGACGACCCGGACGAGGAAGCGCCCGAGTAACTTAGCTGAACTTGTGGACCGTCATCTCCAGGGTGTCGAGGTCCACGACGGGCGCGAAGCCGGCGTCGGGGTCGATGTTGACGCTCTTCTGGAAGTCGGTCTGGGCCTGCCAGCAGCCGGAGTTGACGGCCATCACCTTGCGGTACTTCCCCCAGCCGAGCTTGTGGACGTGGCCAGTGTGGAAGATGTCCGGGACCTCGTCCATGACGAGGTAGTCCTTCTCCTCGGGGGCGACCCGCGTGTGGCCACCGAACTGCGGGGCGACGTGGCGCTTCTTCAGCAGCTGGTACATCGCCTTGTGGGGGTGGTCGTAGCTGGCGATATCTTCGGGCATCTCGGCGATGACCTCGTCCAGCGAGACCCCGTGGTACATCAGCACGGAGACGCCCTCGAGGTCGACCATCGCGGGGTTGCTGACGATGCGGGCGTCGTGGGCGGTCATGATCTCGCGGATCTCCTCGTCGAAGCCGGGCTGGGGTTCGGCCAGCCGGACGGCGTCGTGGTTGCCCGGGATCATGACGATCTCCATGTCGCCGGGGACCTCCTTGAGGTGCTCCGAGAACTGCTCGTACTGGTCGAAGATGTCGACGATGTCGAGTTCCTCGTCCTGGTCGGGGTAGATGCCGACGCCCTCGACCATGTCGCCGGCGATGAGGAGGTACTCGATGTTCTCGGCCGCCTCGGTGTGGAGCCAGGAGGTGAACCGCTGCCAGGCGTCGACCATGAACTCCTGGCTGCCGACGTGGACGTCGCTGATGAGCGCGGCCTGGACGTGGCGGTCGGCAGTGGAGGGCTCGTAGGTCCGCGGGACGTCCGGGAAGTGGAGGTCGTCGACGAACAGGATGCCGCCGTCGTCTGAGAGCGTCCCGTCGACGGCGATCACCTCGTCGAAGAGGATCTCGTCGACGAGGTCGGCGATGTCCTTGTCCTTCATCACGAGGCAGGGGAAGACGCCGGTGGTGTCCTCCAGTTCGATGATCCAGTGGCCGGAGGCCGTCGAGCGGACGTCCGAGACCATCCCGACCATCCCGGCGTCGCCGCCGCCCGGACTCGCCTCCAGGGCGGAGGCGTTCCGGTGGTTCACGCGGCCCTTGAGCTTCCGGGAGAGCCGCTGGTAGCGGTCCCGGAACGTCGTGACGAAGTCCTCGTACTCGCCGGTCCCGGTCGACCGACCAGTCATGTCGTTGCCGATCTCGACGGACCGCAGTGACGGGTCGGTGTCGCGGCCCCCGGCCCCCGCCCGGGACCCCTCCGTTTCGACTGGAGATGCCGAGACGTTCTCCTTCGCATCGACGCCCCCCTCTCCAGTCGAAACGGAGGGGTCTTGCACGGCCGGTGAGTCGGCGACAGCGGCGGTCTCTGCCGCAGCTTCGTCTGGGACGTCACCTTTCGCAGACGCCGATTCAATCCCACCTGCGTCGGGATCGGCTCCGGCGTCTGCACTGGCGGTTCCGGTATCGCCGCCGTCCTCGGAGATCGGGTCCCGTCGGGCGCGCGGCGACCCGTCGAGGACCTCGCGGACGTCGTCGGCGGTGAGCTTCAGCGCGTCGTCCGGCGTCGCCTCGACGGCCAGGACGAGCGCCTGAGCGGGGTCGGCCGCCGCGGCGAGCAGCGTGATGGCCTCCCGGTCGGCGGCGTAGCCGTGGCTGGCGAGTTCGCGAGCGAGCCGCGCCGGCTCCTCGAGTGGCACACCGGGAGGTAGCCGTCGGCGGCCAAATAGGTAGCGGACCCAGAACGTTCAAACCACCCGCGGCGCTACCACGTGGCAATGAGCGACCCAGAGGACGGCGCCGGACGCGACGGCCCGTCCGACGACGCCGCGGACGACGACCCTTTCCACTATCCGGTCGCCGACCCGTCCGAAAATGAGCCTGCGACCACCGCTGATTCGACCGACGACGAACCCGCGACCGACGACGAACCAGTAGCCGACGACCCGTCCAGAGAGCCCGTCAGGCGCGCAGAGAACGGCTTCACCGGCGAACCCCCGGGGCGTGACCGCCCCGCCGAGTCCGAACAGCGTGGCGGGCTGACGGGCTTCCTGACGGCGGACAGCGGCGCCGCAGTGTACCTCCGGGACGTCTTCACGAGCGTGGCCGCCGTGCTCCTCGTCGGCGCCCTCCTCTTCGGCGTCAGCGGTATCTGGCCGCCGATGGTCGCCGTCGAGTCCGGGAGCATGGAGCCGAACATGAACGTCGGCGACCTCGTCTTCGTCGTCGACAACGAGCGGTTCGTCCCCGACGACGCCGTCGCCCACGAGGGCGAGACGACGGGCGTGGTCCCGGCGGACGTGGCGGCGGAGGTCAACCACAAGGAGTTCGGCGAGCACGGCGACGTCATCGTCTTCATGCCGGACGGCAGCGAGCGGCAGACGCCGGTCATCCACCGGGCGATGCTGTTCGTCGAGGAGGGCGAGAACTGGTACGACCGCGCCGACCAGGGCGCCGTCGGGTCCGCCGACGACTGCGACGAGCTCGATTACTGCCCGGCGCCCCACGCCGGCTTCATCACCAAGGGCGACAACGAGCAGTCGAACTCCAACTACGACCAGGTGAGCGGGCTCTCCGGGCCGGTCCACCCCGACTGGGTCGTCGGCACCGCCGAGGTGAAGATCCCCTACCTCGGCTACGTCCGGCTGATGTTCTCCAACCAGATGGTCGCCCCGATGGATTCGGGGCCGGTGACGCAGCCGACCGCCGCGGCGGCTGGACCGGGAGAAACGACCGCCGGAGCCGCGGCGGCACCCGGCGCGCGGAACGTCCGCCCGGTCGCCTGACCGGACCGACGTTTAAGATCCCTTCTAGTTCTGCGCCTGTTCGATCCAGTCGGCGGCGCGGGACTCGCCGACCTGTGCGGCCTCGGCGACGGTCTCGGGGTCGGCGTCCGCGAGGTCCGCAAGCGACGCGATGCCGCCCTCGCGGAGGCGGTCGGCGTAGGTCGGGCCGACGCCGTCGAGTTCCTCGAGGTCGGAGCCCTCGGTCTCGGCGGGGTCGACGTCCTCCTCGACCATCTCCTCGCTGGCCTCCTCGGCGACGGCCTCCTCGATGGCCTCAGCCTCGTCCTCGACGTCGGGTTCCTGCTCGTCGCCCTCGTCGACGACGTCGTCGACGATCTCCTCGTCGACGTTCATCTCGCCGGGTTCGGCCGGCTCCTCCTGGATGTCGGCCTCGCCGCGCTCCTCGATCTCCTCGTCGGAGACGTCGTCGGCGACGGCCTCGTCGTCGATCTCGACGTCGATCTCCTCGATGCCGATCTGGTCTGTGGCCGTCTCGACGGCCTCCTCGACCTCCGCTAGGTGTTCGGGGTCGTCGGTGGACTTCTCGATGTACCACTCCGCCACGCGCGGCCAGACGTCCCGGTGGCTGGAGCCGGAGACGGCCAGTCCGATGTGGCCGGTCGGGTACTCGATGGTTTCGACGTCGTCGCTGCCGACCACGTCGTTGAACGGCTTGCTGGAGTCGGCGGGGATGAGGTGGTCGTACTCGCCCATGATCTGCAGGATGGGCACCTCGATGGAGGTGACGTCGATGTGCTCGCCCCCGACGTACAGCTCGTTGTTGTGGAGCTTGTTCTGCTGGTAGATGTCCTCGAGGAACTGGACGTAGGTGTCGCCGGCGAGGTCGATGCCCTCGTCGAGCCACCGCTCCATCCGGGCGAAGTTCTCCACGAAGTCGTCGTTCTCCAGGTTGTCGTAGAGGCGGACGTACTTCGAGACGTAGTTGGCGATGGGGTCCATCAGCGCGAACCCGACGTCGAGCATCTCCGCCGGCATGTTGCCGTAGGCGTCGACGACGTCCTCGGGGTCGTAGTACTCGTCGTCGCCCCACTCCTCGAGGACGCCGCCGGTGTTGTCGAAGCACAGCCCCGCGGCCATCAGCCCGAGCGTCCGGACTTTCTCCTGGTGGAGGGCGGTGTACATGGCGGTCATCGTCCCGCCCATGCAGTACCCCAGGATGTTGATGCTGTCCTGGCCGGAGCGCTCCCGGACCACGTCGACGCAGTTGTCGATGTAGCGGTTGACGTAGTCGTCGAGCTTGAGGTGCTTGTCGAGCGTCGAGGGCTCGTTCCAGTCGATGAGGTAGACGTCGTGGCCGGCCTCGAGCAGCCGACGGACCACGGACCGGTCGGGCTGGAGGTCGAGGATGAACGGCTTGTTGATGAGGGCGTAGACGATGAGGATCGGCACCTCGTGTTGCTCCTCGGTCATCGACTCGTAGTGGAGCAACTCCAGCTTGTTCTCCGTGTAGACGACCTCGCTGGGGGTCTGCCCGACGTCGACCTCCTCGATCTTCTCGGCCTGCTCGCTGGCGACGGTGTTCTTCTGGGCGGCGTCGACCGTCGCGTCGAGCATCTCCCGCTGCATGTTCACCGCGAAGGAGAAGGGGTTGTTCGCGCTCATGTCAGTCCAGGGCCTCGAGGACCTGGTCGAGCTTCTCCTCGACGCGGTGCTGGCGGCGCTCGAGTTCGATCAGGCGCTCGCCGATCTCCTCGACGTTCGACTGCGTGGGCATGCCGAGCTGCTGGAGGGTGTCCTCGCTCATCTCGTCGACCTGCTCGCGCATCTCCATCATCGCGTTGACCAGCTGGCCGTTGGCGGCGGCGAAGGCGGCGGTGCCCATGACCTCCTTGAACGCCTCGTTGGCGCTCTGCAGCCAGATGTCGCGGAACTCGGTGGCGGCGACGTCCTCGCCCTCGGCGGCGGCGACCGACCGCTCGAACATCTGGTCGGCGGCGTCCATCCAGACCTCGTAGGCGTCGTTGTACCCCTCGACGCTCTCGGCGAACTCCTCGTCGTCGGGGATGGACTGCTCCATCGCGTCGGCCCACGATTCCATGAAGGCCGCGCTGGCCTCCATGTTCTGCTCCATCGACTGGGCCATCGCCTCGTTCATGTCCTCCGCGAGCTCGTTCCACTGCTCCATCATCTCCTCGTTGGCGTTGCTCATTGTAGCGTTCACGTGGGTGTATCCAAGGCCGCCGGCGGTAAAAGCCGGTCGCTTGGAACTCCAAACGGTAAGTAAGTTAAAACGGCGCCTCGAGGTCCGAAACCCGGGGATGACGGGGGATCGACGGTGTGTCAGTCGTCGTCGCGGTTGCGTTTGACTGGCTTGACGACCGTCTGGACGATGTCGCCCTCCTCGATGTCGAGGGCCTCCCGCTCGGCGTCGGGGATGGAGATGCGTCCGCCGCTCTGGACGCGGGTCTTGAACGTCGCCAGCTGGCTCATCGTCTCGATCTGTTCGGACATGTCGCCGAGGTCCGGCGTCTCGGAGGCCGGTGAGTTACCCATCAGGAGCTGCTGGAGCGCCTCCTGCTGTCGCTTCGTCGCCTGCTCGGAGGTCTCCTGGACGGTCTTCAGGAGGTTCGGTGGCCACATTATCCCGTCGGCGCTGTCGTCCTCGTCGGTCATCTGGTATCCCCCGGTAGCGCCTCCGAACAGATAAATATTCCGAGTTGTACCATTCGATGGTAACGCCTGGTGTTATGTGGCACTCACTCCCTGAGTAGGCACCACCCTTTAGTAGTGTAGGCACGTAATGTGAGGTGAAATGGGCTACAACTCGTATCCGATGCTGTTCGATACGTGGTCGGAGACTTCCTCACGTATGTTCAACAGCATCATGGAGGCCAACCGGGCGGCCTTCTCGGCGTTCGGCGTCCCCGACGCCGACTCCGGGACGAAGACCGCCGGGAGCGAGGCCTCCCGCCTGGAGGACCGCCTGGAACCCGCCGAGGACCTTCCGGAGTGGACCACCGAGGTCGACGCCGAGGCGGAACTCACCGTGGGCGATACGGTTCGGTTCAGCAAGTCGCTCTCGGAGGCGGACGTCGAGCGCTTCGCGGCCGCCTCGGGCGACACCAACCCGATCCACCTCGACGACGACTGGGCGGAGGAGACCCGGTTCAACGGCCGCATCGTCCACGGGGTGCTCGCGGCCGGCCTCATCAGCGCCGCCCTCGCCCGGCTGCCGGGCGGCATCGTCTACCTCTCACAGGACCTGGAGTTCCGCGCGCCCGTCCGCCTCGGCGACCGCATCACCGCGGAGGTCGAGGTCGTCGAGGACCTCGGCGGCGACCGCTACCGGCTCCGCACCACCGTCGAGAAGGACGACGAACTCGTCATCGACGGCGAGGCCGTCGTCCTCATCGACGACGTCCCCGAGAACTAGAGGAATCTCGCGACCCTCTCGTTGAACCGCTCCGGGCACTCCCGGGTCGGCCAGTGGCCGCACGCCTCGAACAGCGCCAGCTCGGCGCCGGTCCGCTCGGCCGCCCGCTCCGACCACGACGCCGGCAGCAGCGGGTCCCGCTCGCCGTGGACGAACAGCGTCGGCGCCCCGATCTCGTCCAGGCGGTCCAGGTAGCACGTCCGGAGCCCGCCGCAGCGGAACTCGCTGCGTTGCCAGCTCGCCACCGTCCGGCCGACCGCGCCGTCCTGGACCGCCTCGTAGACGTCGTCGACGAGGTCCTTCCTCGGATGCCCGGCGGTGAGCTGCTGGAGGTGCGTCCGCACCGCGACCCGCGAGGACCCGATGGCCCGCCACCAGTTGCTGTAGGCGCCCGGAACCCGGAGCATCGCGCTCGCCGCGGGCCGCCACGGGGCGTCGCGGCCGAGCCCGTAGCTGTCGACGAGCACCAGCCGGTCGACGTCGTGCTCCAGGGCGTACCCCAGGGCGACGCCGCCGCCCATCGAGATGCCGACGAGCGGCGCGCCCGCCAGGTCCAGCTCCTCGAGGAACGCCGCCAGCACGTCGCGGAAGTAGTCGGTCGTGTAGCGAACGCGCGGCCGGCCGCTCTCGCCGTGGCCCGGGAAGTCCGGCGCGTACACGCGGTGGTCCTCCGCCAGCGCCGGGACGGCGTGCCGCCAGGAGACCGTTGCGGAGTCGAGGCCGATCCCGTGGAGTAGAACGACTGGCGGTCCCTCGCCCGCCACAAGGTACTGCACGTCGCTCTCGGTGCGTCGGCGGCGGCCGTCGGCCGAATCGAGTTCGACAGTCCGCGACTCGACGCCGGGTGCGTCCATGTCACCGACGTGCGGCGCCGCGCAGGATAACGGTTCGCTCTCGGGCCGGAACTGCCGAGTCCGATTACTCGTCGCCGTCGTCCGAGTCGGGGACGTTCCCCTCCCGGGTCACGTCGGCGTCCTCCTCTCGGGCGTCCGGCACCTGGCTACTCGCGGCTTCGCCCTCCTCGAGGTCCTCCTCGGCGGTCCCCTCGAGGGGTTCGCCGTCCTCGCCCTCGCGGCGCGCCCGCGAGGACGGCTCCGACGCGTCGGCCTCGTCGCGCGCGTCGGGCACCTCGCTTTCGCGGAGTTCGGGGTCGAGTTCCTCCTCCGACGGCTCCGCGGTCGGCTCTGCGGGGTCGCCGGGCTCGTCCTCGGCGGCCTCCCACGGGTCGCCGCGGTCGCTCGACCGTTCCGCGCTGGCCCGGCGGTCGCCCTCCCGGTCCCGGTCTTCGATGCTCTCCTGGGGAGCGAACTCGTCGGGCTCCGTCGAGTCCGGCGTCATCGCGTCGCCCGGCTCGGCGGCGTCGGCCTCGGGGCCGGCGGCCGCGTCGGCTGGCGTCCCCACGTCGCCGGCGCCGCCGGCGTCGTTGGGCGCGTCCTGCCTGGTGGCCTCGGCGACCTCCTCGGTCTCCAGGTCGTCGATCACCTCCTGTGGGGTCCCCCCGTGGTCGGACTCGACGGCCCGGCCGTCGCCGGCGTTCGGCGGCTCCGGGGACGCGTCGGAGGCCGCTCGAAGGACCTCCTCCTTGACCGCCATCGGCGAGTCGTACTCCTGGTCGTCGAGGCGGTCGAACACCGAGCCCAGCGACTCCGTCTCGTTCGGGAGTTCGGCGTCGGTCGACCCGTAGCGCGCCGACAGCTCCTCGGAGGACACGGGGTAGGAGTGCTCCTCGAGGTTCGGATCGACGCTGTCGAGGATCTCCTCGACCGCTTCGACCTGTTCGTGACGACGCTCGTTGGCGGACTCCTGTGGGTCTCCCATTTCGTCGTTCACCAGACGACGCTAGTCTTCGGAGCGGGAAAAGGGCGGGGCCAAACTGCCTCGGGTCAGCGCTCGACGACCAGCAGCGCCACCCGCTCGAGGACGAGCGATTCGACCCCCGCGGTCGTCGCCGACAGCTCCCGGTCGCCGATGCCGTAGAACTCGCCGACCCGCTCCGCGTCGTAGTCGCCGAGCGTCTCGCCCGACTCGACGAACGCCCGGACGGCGTCGGCGGCCGCCCCTTCGTCGGGGTCGCCGTCGGTCCGGTCGGCACCGTCGACCAGGATCACCGCCGGCGTCTTCCCCTCGGCGACGCCCATCTCCAGCGCCCGGTCGATCTGGCGGCGGCCGGCCGCGTACAGCAGGATCTCGACGCCGCGGTCGCGGGCGATCCCGTCGCCGCGGGCGCGCTCCCGGTCCGCCAGTTCGACGGCCCGCTCGAGGTGCTGCCGCGAGACCACGTAGCGAGCGTCGAACGCCTGGACAGTCACGCCGTGCTCGTCGCCGACGGCATCGAGGGCGTCGACGAACCTGCCGACCTCGGGGAACCGCTCGCCGCCGATGGTGACGGTGCCCTCGACCAGCTCCATCAGAAATCACCGAGGCTGGACTGGTCCTCCCCGGCCGCCTCGTCCTCCCCGTCGCCGCGGTCCTCGACAGGCTGGGCGTCGGCGTCCGGCGTCACCCCCTCCATGGAGGCGTCCTGGTGGCCGGCGGCCTCGAGGACGTTCTCGGCGGTCTGCCGGCGCCCGCGGAGCGCCCCGAGGACGACCGACTTGTCGGCGTTCCGGAGGTCCGCGCGGGTCTCGATGCCGGCGTCGAAGAGCCGGCGGGCTCGCTTGCGGCCGACGCCGCGGACGCCCGCGAGGTCGATGAGCTCCTCGCCGACGCCGTGCTGGACGCGCTTTCTGGCCTCCCGGACCTGGGTGACGGTCGTCAGGTCGAGTTCGCTTGCGAGCGACTCGGCGGCGCCGAGCAGCCACTCGGCGGTGTCGACCTTCCCGCGGATGTCGCCCGGCCCGACGCCGTACTTCTCGGCGATCTCGTCCTCGTCGGTCTCGTCGGCCCAGTCCTCCAGCATCAGGCCGGTCTTGACCGCCGCCAGCCAGTCGTCGAAGCGCTCCTCCTCGAACTCGCTGGGCATCGCGCCGCAGAACTCGACCTCCCGCTCGTAGGCGACCTGGGTGTACTCCTCGCGGTCCCCCGAGCGGAGGTACAGCTCGTACATGTCGGGCGTCCGCGAGACGAGGTGGTAGAGCCCGAACGCGGAGAGGTCGTCGCTGCCGTCCGAGGCCGTCTGTTGTTCCATCGCCACCCCCGCCTCATCGTCGGCGTCGAGTTCCGACGCCTGCTGGAACCCCGCGGGCTCCGGCTGCTCGCCGGCCGAGGCGTCCGCGTCGGGTTTCCGGCGGGTCGTTCGTCCGGCCGACGACTGCCCGGTGTGCTGCAGCCCGTCGATGATCTCCGCGGCGCTCATCGGGTCGAGGTAGAGCCGCGAGACGGTGTGTCCGAGGTTCGTCGCCTCGATGCGGCCGTCCCGCTCGATGAAGTCGTTCCGTTCGAGGTACGCCAGGGTGGCGTCCACGACCTGGTCGAGCTGTCCGGACTCGCCGGACTGCGTCGCGTAGAGGGTCCCCTCGAGGAACTCGAGGAGGGCGTCGCGGGAGTCCGCGAACCCGCTGGCGATGGTCGCCAGCAGGTGGGTCCGCATCGCCGGTTCGGCGGCGAGCTTCGAGTGGACCGGCTCGGGGTCGGCCCAGACGTAACGGTCCAGGAGTTCCTGGAGTTCGTCGTGGCTGTTCGCCAGCAGCAGCGCCTCGCCGTAGGGGTCCCGACCGGGGCGGCCGGCCCGGCCCATCATCTGGTGGACCTCCAGCACCGAGAGCGGCTTCATCCCGCCGGCCTCCCCCGAGTACCGCCGCCAGTCGCGGACGACGACCCTGCGGGAGGGCGTGTTGACGCCCGCCGCGAGCGTCGGCGTCGCGCAGACGCACTTGATGAGCCGGTCGCGG includes:
- a CDS encoding PPC domain-containing DNA-binding protein, whose amino-acid sequence is MDYQRVEGDREYVARLEHGRDWRGQIEAFADEEGIDAAFFLGLGAVQDATVYFYDQDEQEYYPVEFDEPFEVTTALGNVSHLEGERFAHTHVTLSREDGSMVGGHLDSATTFAGELYVREFDATLAREHDGVTDLDLWPL
- a CDS encoding DUF7556 family protein → MAQETATPVTVSECEVMASIDSGSDGERLIIAELCSEEAYLSVSTDVTVDVDDWR
- a CDS encoding DNA-directed DNA polymerase II small subunit: MPLEEPARLARELASHGYAADREAITLLAAAADPAQALVLAVEATPDDALKLTADDVREVLDGSPRARRDPISEDGGDTGTASADAGADPDAGGIESASAKGDVPDEAAAETAAVADSPAVQDPSVSTGEGGVDAKENVSASPVETEGSRAGAGGRDTDPSLRSVEIGNDMTGRSTGTGEYEDFVTTFRDRYQRLSRKLKGRVNHRNASALEASPGGGDAGMVGMVSDVRSTASGHWIIELEDTTGVFPCLVMKDKDIADLVDEILFDEVIAVDGTLSDDGGILFVDDLHFPDVPRTYEPSTADRHVQAALISDVHVGSQEFMVDAWQRFTSWLHTEAAENIEYLLIAGDMVEGVGIYPDQDEELDIVDIFDQYEQFSEHLKEVPGDMEIVMIPGNHDAVRLAEPQPGFDEEIREIMTAHDARIVSNPAMVDLEGVSVLMYHGVSLDEVIAEMPEDIASYDHPHKAMYQLLKKRHVAPQFGGHTRVAPEEKDYLVMDEVPDIFHTGHVHKLGWGKYRKVMAVNSGCWQAQTDFQKSVNIDPDAGFAPVVDLDTLEMTVHKFS
- a CDS encoding S26 family signal peptidase: MSDPEDGAGRDGPSDDAADDDPFHYPVADPSENEPATTADSTDDEPATDDEPVADDPSREPVRRAENGFTGEPPGRDRPAESEQRGGLTGFLTADSGAAVYLRDVFTSVAAVLLVGALLFGVSGIWPPMVAVESGSMEPNMNVGDLVFVVDNERFVPDDAVAHEGETTGVVPADVAAEVNHKEFGEHGDVIVFMPDGSERQTPVIHRAMLFVEEGENWYDRADQGAVGSADDCDELDYCPAPHAGFITKGDNEQSNSNYDQVSGLSGPVHPDWVVGTAEVKIPYLGYVRLMFSNQMVAPMDSGPVTQPTAAAAGPGETTAGAAAAPGARNVRPVA
- the phaC gene encoding class III poly(R)-hydroxyalkanoic acid synthase subunit PhaC, which translates into the protein MSANNPFSFAVNMQREMLDATVDAAQKNTVASEQAEKIEEVDVGQTPSEVVYTENKLELLHYESMTEEQHEVPILIVYALINKPFILDLQPDRSVVRRLLEAGHDVYLIDWNEPSTLDKHLKLDDYVNRYIDNCVDVVRERSGQDSINILGYCMGGTMTAMYTALHQEKVRTLGLMAAGLCFDNTGGVLEEWGDDEYYDPEDVVDAYGNMPAEMLDVGFALMDPIANYVSKYVRLYDNLENDDFVENFARMERWLDEGIDLAGDTYVQFLEDIYQQNKLHNNELYVGGEHIDVTSIEVPILQIMGEYDHLIPADSSKPFNDVVGSDDVETIEYPTGHIGLAVSGSSHRDVWPRVAEWYIEKSTDDPEHLAEVEEAVETATDQIGIEEIDVEIDDEAVADDVSDEEIEERGEADIQEEPAEPGEMNVDEEIVDDVVDEGDEQEPDVEDEAEAIEEAVAEEASEEMVEEDVDPAETEGSDLEELDGVGPTYADRLREGGIASLADLADADPETVAEAAQVGESRAADWIEQAQN
- a CDS encoding poly(R)-hydroxyalkanoic acid synthase subunit PhaE, with translation MSNANEEMMEQWNELAEDMNEAMAQSMEQNMEASAAFMESWADAMEQSIPDDEEFAESVEGYNDAYEVWMDAADQMFERSVAAAEGEDVAATEFRDIWLQSANEAFKEVMGTAAFAAANGQLVNAMMEMREQVDEMSEDTLQQLGMPTQSNVEEIGERLIELERRQHRVEEKLDQVLEALD
- a CDS encoding AbrB/MazE/SpoVT family DNA-binding domain-containing protein, which produces MTDEDDSADGIMWPPNLLKTVQETSEQATKRQQEALQQLLMGNSPASETPDLGDMSEQIETMSQLATFKTRVQSGGRISIPDAEREALDIEEGDIVQTVVKPVKRNRDDD
- a CDS encoding MaoC family dehydratase, whose protein sequence is MFNSIMEANRAAFSAFGVPDADSGTKTAGSEASRLEDRLEPAEDLPEWTTEVDAEAELTVGDTVRFSKSLSEADVERFAAASGDTNPIHLDDDWAEETRFNGRIVHGVLAAGLISAALARLPGGIVYLSQDLEFRAPVRLGDRITAEVEVVEDLGGDRYRLRTTVEKDDELVIDGEAVVLIDDVPEN
- a CDS encoding alpha/beta fold hydrolase — protein: MDAPGVESRTVELDSADGRRRRTESDVQYLVAGEGPPVVLLHGIGLDSATVSWRHAVPALAEDHRVYAPDFPGHGESGRPRVRYTTDYFRDVLAAFLEELDLAGAPLVGISMGGGVALGYALEHDVDRLVLVDSYGLGRDAPWRPAASAMLRVPGAYSNWWRAIGSSRVAVRTHLQQLTAGHPRKDLVDDVYEAVQDGAVGRTVASWQRSEFRCGGLRTCYLDRLDEIGAPTLFVHGERDPLLPASWSERAAERTGAELALFEACGHWPTRECPERFNERVARFL
- a CDS encoding DUF5789 family protein, which produces MNDEMGDPQESANERRHEQVEAVEEILDSVDPNLEEHSYPVSSEELSARYGSTDAELPNETESLGSVFDRLDDQEYDSPMAVKEEVLRAASDASPEPPNAGDGRAVESDHGGTPQEVIDDLETEEVAEATRQDAPNDAGGAGDVGTPADAAAGPEADAAEPGDAMTPDSTEPDEFAPQESIEDRDREGDRRASAERSSDRGDPWEAAEDEPGDPAEPTAEPSEEELDPELRESEVPDARDEADASEPSSRARREGEDGEPLEGTAEEDLEEGEAASSQVPDAREEDADVTREGNVPDSDDGDE